One genomic region from Vitis riparia cultivar Riparia Gloire de Montpellier isolate 1030 chromosome 17, EGFV_Vit.rip_1.0, whole genome shotgun sequence encodes:
- the LOC117904144 gene encoding serine protease SPPA, chloroplastic-like, producing the protein MKLPVIFGQVDKMEENAQGRVWTGKDAASRGLVDAIGGLSRAVAIAKQKANRPQDRSVTLVELSRPSPTVSEILTGIGSSIVGVERTLKELLQDLTFSNGVQARMDGILFQKLEEASDSNPIFTLVKDYLSFSIRPQDMPPIS; encoded by the exons atgAAACTCCCTGTCATCTTTGGCCAGGTAGATAAGATGGAAGAGAATGCTCAAGGGAGAGTTTGGACCGGTAAAGATGCAGCTTCACGGGGTTTGGTTGATGCTATTGGTGGGCTCTCTCGTGCTGTTGCTATTGCAAAACAGAAGGCAAATAGGCCTCAAGACAGATCA GTTACTCTTGTTGAGTTGTCAAGACCGTCCCCTACTGTATCAGAAATCTTGACTGGCATAGGAAGCTCTATAGTGGGTGTGGAGAGAACATTGAAAGAACTACTGCAGGATTTGACATTTTCGAATGGAGTTCAAGCCCGGATGGACGGTATACTGTTTCAGAAACTGGAGGAGGCTTCGGATTCCAACCCCATATTCACTCTGGTAAAGGACTACCTAAGTTTCTCGATCCGACCTCAAGATATGCCACCCATAAGTTAA